A stretch of the Schistocerca serialis cubense isolate TAMUIC-IGC-003099 chromosome 2, iqSchSeri2.2, whole genome shotgun sequence genome encodes the following:
- the LOC126457984 gene encoding DNA polymerase subunit gamma-2, mitochondrial isoform X1: MQKILQICERHSLAKPIFSENSLYCMKFGPVGELLKKFLCHEWLHANVISSEIGVFPHYVSRSDAGHTIHDLKEAYEYVRNLNSGQLPFGVVVETPNLCADKYCEKEQHILDESLYFYPKKCTFLKTFMFVAPSKATHFYYQWQRHRKMWWRKFSACPSRFVLSDVQNNEKSQSVHIQANFPWGSQNVETLSYWTTADQDLAIRTVFEAKDGRKKVTPHIVESTLSVERAVFTFLCDGYDETAFAGLPREVMRFHRKLAPFKLSFSASASSSSAGEELNQLAVYLTKQTRDSGISTLLLPDLVKKSLESQFVRNDELGIPYTAVLNDTSLKNGIITLRNRDTTLKEQVHISKLREYMEKILKNY, from the exons ATGCAGAAAATATTGCAGATATGTGAAAGACATTCACTGGCAAAACCAATTTTCTCTGAGAACTCTTTGTACTGTATGAAATTTGGGCCAGTtggtgaactgttgaaaaagttttTATGCCATGAATGGTTACATGCCAATGTGATTAGTTCTGAAATAGGTGTCTTCCCTCATTATGTGAGCAGAAGTGATGCTGGACATACTATTCATG ACTTGAAAGAAGCATATGAATATGTGAGAAATTTAAATAGTGGACAGTTGCCATTTGGAGTAGTAGTTGAGACACCAAATCTCTGTGCAGATAAATATTGCGAGAAAGAGCAGCATATACTTGATGAAAGTCTATACTTCTACCCTAAGAAATGCACATTCTTGAAAACATTTATGTTTGTGGCACCCTCAAAGGCAACACATTTTTATTATCAGTGGCAAAGACATAGAAAAATGTGGTGGAGAAAG TTTTCAGCCTGCCCAAGTCGTTTTGTCCTGTCTGATGTACAAAACAATGAGAAAAGCCAGTCAGTGCACATTCAAGCCAATTTCCCATGGGGCTCACAAAATGTGGAAACACTAAGTTACTGGACAACAGCAGATCAAGACTTGGCTATCAGAACTGTGTTTGAA GCAAAAGATGGACGGAAGAAAGTTACACCTCACATTGTTGAAAGCACTTTGTCTGTAGAACGTGCTGTATTTACATTCCTTTGTGATGGATATGATGAAACAGCATTTGCTGGATTACCAAGGGAAGTAATGAGATTCCACAGAAAGCTAGCACCTTTCAAATTGAGCTTTTCTGCATCTGCATCCT CTTCATCTGCAGGTGAAGAACTAAATCAGCTTGCAGTTTACTTAACAAAGCAAACACGTGATAGTGGAATTTCCACATTGTTGTTACCAGATTTGGTTAAGAAGTCTCTTGAATCACAATTTGTACGCAATGATGAACttggcattccatacactgctgTACTTAATGACACGTCACTGAAGAATGGCATTATAACTCTCAGAAATCGTGACACTACTCTGAAA GAACAGGTCCACATAAGCAAACTGAGAGAGTACATGGAGAAAATTTTAAAGAACTATTAA
- the LOC126457984 gene encoding DNA polymerase subunit gamma-2, mitochondrial isoform X2: protein MYSCVLCRKHTHLLSLISVRVRAVDLKEAYEYVRNLNSGQLPFGVVVETPNLCADKYCEKEQHILDESLYFYPKKCTFLKTFMFVAPSKATHFYYQWQRHRKMWWRKFSACPSRFVLSDVQNNEKSQSVHIQANFPWGSQNVETLSYWTTADQDLAIRTVFEAKDGRKKVTPHIVESTLSVERAVFTFLCDGYDETAFAGLPREVMRFHRKLAPFKLSFSASASSSSAGEELNQLAVYLTKQTRDSGISTLLLPDLVKKSLESQFVRNDELGIPYTAVLNDTSLKNGIITLRNRDTTLKEQVHISKLREYMEKILKNY from the exons ACTTGAAAGAAGCATATGAATATGTGAGAAATTTAAATAGTGGACAGTTGCCATTTGGAGTAGTAGTTGAGACACCAAATCTCTGTGCAGATAAATATTGCGAGAAAGAGCAGCATATACTTGATGAAAGTCTATACTTCTACCCTAAGAAATGCACATTCTTGAAAACATTTATGTTTGTGGCACCCTCAAAGGCAACACATTTTTATTATCAGTGGCAAAGACATAGAAAAATGTGGTGGAGAAAG TTTTCAGCCTGCCCAAGTCGTTTTGTCCTGTCTGATGTACAAAACAATGAGAAAAGCCAGTCAGTGCACATTCAAGCCAATTTCCCATGGGGCTCACAAAATGTGGAAACACTAAGTTACTGGACAACAGCAGATCAAGACTTGGCTATCAGAACTGTGTTTGAA GCAAAAGATGGACGGAAGAAAGTTACACCTCACATTGTTGAAAGCACTTTGTCTGTAGAACGTGCTGTATTTACATTCCTTTGTGATGGATATGATGAAACAGCATTTGCTGGATTACCAAGGGAAGTAATGAGATTCCACAGAAAGCTAGCACCTTTCAAATTGAGCTTTTCTGCATCTGCATCCT CTTCATCTGCAGGTGAAGAACTAAATCAGCTTGCAGTTTACTTAACAAAGCAAACACGTGATAGTGGAATTTCCACATTGTTGTTACCAGATTTGGTTAAGAAGTCTCTTGAATCACAATTTGTACGCAATGATGAACttggcattccatacactgctgTACTTAATGACACGTCACTGAAGAATGGCATTATAACTCTCAGAAATCGTGACACTACTCTGAAA GAACAGGTCCACATAAGCAAACTGAGAGAGTACATGGAGAAAATTTTAAAGAACTATTAA